The sequence below is a genomic window from Hippocampus zosterae strain Florida chromosome 7, ASM2543408v3, whole genome shotgun sequence.
TTCTTTCCCCGATCCATCCAATCCACTCCAGTGATTCAAGCAAAGGGCAGCATGGTGCTGGAGTGGATCTACAACACCGTTCTGAGGTGCCGTTTGAATCTCAACTTGTGAGTGCGAAACCTTGTTTGTCTTTAGGTGTTCTGCGACCAGCCCCGAATGCGCACAAGTGCGATAGAAAAGGCCTGAAAGGAGAGATTCAAAGCAAGTGGATGGAAGGCATAATCGAGTGCTGCCAGGAGCAAGATGCTAAATGGTGTTTGCTTTTGGAGTTAATGACACTTTGGGTGTGGATGTGTTTCTTTAGTCAAGCATTTCACGAAGTCAATATTGCGACAAGGAAATTACGTGGCATCAATTCTTTCCCCAAAATGGCTTGAACAATTTCACGCCACATTACTGTCGTCCCGCGTGAACTCGGATCATGCAGTAAACTGCTCGAGGCTAGTCACCAAGCGCCACACGGATGGAATCTGTACATATTGTTCGCTTCTCTTCTTGATCTCTTTTGAGAAGCTTTATCGTAGATTTCTTTTTCACCCCCAAAGTTTCTTGGACGAGAAACAAGTTCTCGTGTAGCGTCAGCAGTCTTTCCTACAACTGCAAAACACTTTGGATATCATTTTACTATACTGCTCACTTATACTGCAGATGTAACAAGCAACAATGGAGAAATGACTCGCTAGACGCCACTGAAACGACGCAAAGCCTTTTAGAACTGTGTTCTGAACGGAATGTTGACTCGCTTCATTTTCTTGTCGTAGTCCTCGTCAAACTCTGCTGTCTGCTCAGGTGTGAAATGATTTTTCCAGTCTCCGACTTCGCCTGTTCAGGAGAAACAAGAAGAAGATAACCGCTTGAATCGTCTGGTGGGCAGAATAGTGTCTCCCGCCGCTGCGTGACAAGAGGCGCTAGCCATTAGCTAGCTCGGGTGGTATCAGTACAGTAGTCATAATAACTAACATGGAACCTGCccaaaaaaatggggaaaattaaaataagaaacaaaaaaagttgacagGGCCTTAAAAGCCTCCGGGGAacagttttttaaaagcatCAAATCATTTAGCCCACAAATTCTTTGAACCCGAGAATGGTAAGAGAGGTAACTCCTTTCCTCTAACGGGACTGAACTCAAGTCGAATGACCTTTTCTCATGAAGCTGGAGATGGACTGGTCAAAAACATTCTCAGGGATGCAAGTGTAGTTGGCCATTGGGTTCTCCTTCATGTTTTTGAAGGTCGTCAGCTCCACAATGCTGCCGACGACATCATCAGAAAGGGACAAGTCCATATACTTCATGATACGTTCCACTTCGCGTCTGGGATCCTGCATGGAAAAGTAACATGAGGGGTGTATGTGCCGAGCTTCTTCAAAGAAGCTTTTGGCAGACTAAATCATTCcaagaacgtgtgtgtgtgcgcgtgtgtgtgtgtgtgttgcacctAAAAATGCAATGAACGCCACGGGGGAGTTGTGAACTCATTACCTCTTTCATGTCTTCATAGAAGATGTAAAGGATGTTCCTCTTTTCTCGTTCCTGCCAGTAACCTTTCACGTGATCGTACCAGGAGCCCCACGGCACTGCACAGCACGTGAGTATGGCGGAAATTATACAATTGCATTCAATGGGAACAAACAGTATGACCTCTATGCCACGGGTTTATCTTGCTCCCCTATCTGTGCCAACGACGTTCGGTTTTACAACAGCGCGAACAATGAAATGCTGCTCGATGACGGAAGATAAGCAgtcatctgttaaaaaaaacaacttttgtgttcaactaaaacAGGCCCCGATTTCATACAGACTAAAGTACATTTCAGTCTGTAGCTTgtttataacagccctccaatatggccgccggtcgtgcattgtgggtaattgctaaaaggacGGAGCCCTCTGTACTGCTCCACTCACACTCTCCACGCATGAATTTCTGGATGTAGTCCTCCCAAGGTCCAGGCTCAGGCTGAGTCATATTCATGCGGTCAAAGTGGTAGTAGCTCACCATGTTGTCCTTTGCATTGCGCGCGACATAGATGGTCTGCGCACGATACACAGGGGAGAGTGAAGGAACGCCTTCAAAAGGAATTAATGAGTGGCGTTGCTGTATGTGAATCCCTACTTACGTCAACttactttgcactttttttcccaaaagccaGTCGGAACCAGCTGAATCGGCAGATGCGTCTTAATGATTCTCGGGGGAGCCATTTTTTCCAGAAGCTGAATACCTGAGAATTCACATGGAAAAGATGCATTTGCAgcagagcaggggtcaccaacctttttgaaactgaccTTCAACGTGGAAGGGCTGGCGCTCTGACACACACTTCTATAATGATAGCTTTTACTCTCGTGTAAGAACTTTCGGTTTCTCCACTGAAGTGAGAGAAGCACAAGAGAGCAAGTGAGGCCGCCCCTTTGTGGGGTGCAGGCACGCTTCCTGGAAGGGGCAAGAGAGGAGATTGCTTTTCTTCCTTGTGTGTGCCTTCTGGCCGCCATCCCAAAAAAAGCCTGCTCCTTTGTTTGCCGTCGAGTTCGACTGTAGAATGCAAAGTCAGGCTGTGCGTGTGTTGATGTGCCAATTTGTCTTGGAGAAGAACCCAGATGAAAAGGGCGTTTTCTTTCTACCAAGCATTTGGAATATTTGTGGTTGTAGCGTGCAAGTGAGCtgttttacatgagaaaaatgtgtttgaaacaGAAAGATTGTGATCTAATAAGAACatttgctgttgtttgttttcagaatCGTGCGGCAGGCCAGATCAGATGCTCTCTCTCCACATGAACTTGTTCTCCAACTCTTGTTGTCCCACTCTAAGGTAACCAAAATACAAATGGCTCTCACTCTGACGTGCTGCAAATCAGCATGTGCACTGCCGATCCTCTTTTGGGTCATGGGAAAGCTGGAGTCTTTTCTTACATCTTGCATTGGTTGCTAGTCAGCTACTTGGCACTTGTGAATGGGGGCAGTGAACAGGGAGTCTTCATTGAATGTGAATCGATATACTACAAAAAGTTCATACTAAACATTAAAATTCAATATATAATGTATACTTGTGTGAGTGTATACTTGAAGATATTTGCTATGGGAGAGACATCGGCTCATCCACTACCCAAACGAGAACAAACACgatagaaaatgtatggatgggcAATACGATACGTTGCTCCACTGAAAAGCATGTATCCGCGTATTTTaggctttttggggggaggtcaCTTAGTTAGATGGTGCTTTATCTTGATCATGTTTACAAAGCCATATCCACTTGAGCCATTCAACTACAACTACATTTGGTTCAATCTCTTTTGACTTGGCTTGTGTCCATGTATCAAGTGAATTTAGAACCTATTGCAACAACGTATAGTATGCACCTGAGGGGATTGGTGGTGGGCTGCATATCTCCAGGAAAGGACTGCGGACCGGCGTGGGGGCTCTTCTGCAGGCCTCCGCGTTACCGTTGTGAAGAAGCAGATCAACTATCTCCTGGGTCCATGTTGTCCCTTAAACCGACGAAAGCACAAGAACACCGTGAAATAACATCATCCCATATTGTCAACGTGGAGAGAAGCGGCGCATTTTGTTCCGACCGGCTTTCGGGTAGGTGGCGATGAGGATGTCCGATGGGTCCGGACAGAAAGCCGAGACGACGTCAAAGTTATTGGCGATGTGGTTCATTAATGGAATTCCCTTCACCGGGATGAGCGGGAAGCGAAATATCGAGCTGCCAGCCTTCTGGATAGCATCGCCGTAGGTTAACTCTTCGTCCTCTGACATGGCTTCAGCAAAAGGATTCAGTGGACAGATAAAATCGCTGCAGAAAATATAGTCTGTTGG
It includes:
- the LOC127604795 gene encoding sulfotransferase 1 family member D1-like, whose amino-acid sequence is MSEDEELTYGDAIQKAGSSIFRFPLIPVKGIPLMNHIANNFDVVSAFCPDPSDILIATYPKAGTTWTQEIVDLLLHNGNAEACRRAPTPVRSPFLEICSPPPIPSGIQLLEKMAPPRIIKTHLPIQLVPTGFWEKKCKTIYVARNAKDNMVSYYHFDRMNMTQPEPGPWEDYIQKFMRGELPWGSWYDHVKGYWQEREKRNILYIFYEDMKEDPRREVERIMKYMDLSLSDDVVGSIVELTTFKNMKENPMANYTCIPENVFDQSISSFMRKGEVGDWKNHFTPEQTAEFDEDYDKKMKRVNIPFRTQF